The genomic region CCATTCCGGCGCGCGGGCTATCAACGATCATCCGCGCAACGTGTCCGACGATGTGCTGCGACTGGTGGCGGCCAACGGCGGGGTGGTGATGGTCGATTTCGCGCCCGGCTATGTCTCGGACGAGAACCGGCGCTGGGCGGCCGACGCGGCGGCGGAAAAGACCCGACTCAATTCGCCGCCCTATCGTGGCCTCTACATCGGCCAGCCCGACAAGGCCGCCGCCGCTTATGCCGCATGGCTGAAGGAGCATCCCGAGCCGCGCGTCACGCTGGGCGAGGTCGCCGACCATATCGAGCATGTCGCGAAGGTCGCGGGCAAGGATCATGTCGGCATCGGATCGGACTTCGACGGGGTCGGCCATCCGCTGCCGGTGGGGCTGGAAGACGTCTCGACCTATCCCGCGCTGCTCGCCGAGATGATGCGGCGCGGCTGGTCCGACGCCGAGGTCGCGGGGCTGGCGGGCGGCAACGTGCTGCGTGTGATGGAACGCGCCGAGCAGGTCGCGAAGGCGATGAACTAGGACGGATCGCCATTCAGGAGATGGCGCGGCGAAAATGGTGGTTTGCGTGACCGGCGCGCAGCATACTTCCAGTACGTGAGCACCGGAAGCGCGCAAAAGCGCCATTTGCAGCCCGCCAGAGCTGAGTGTCGATCCGTCCTAGGCCATCGCCTCCCGCCGGAAGCAATCGCGCGCATGGTCGTTGACGATACCGACCGCCTGCATCCACGCATAGACGATCGTCGGCCCGACGAACTTGAAGCCCAGCGCCTTCATCTCCTTCGATATCCGCGCCGACAGCGGCGTGCTGGCCGGCACGCTCGCGCGGTCGCCCGCGATCGGCTTCCCGCCGGTGAAACCCCAGCAGAAATCGCGGAAGGCGTTCGCCCCCAGCTCCTGATAGACGCGCGCGCCGTGGATCGTCGCCTCGATCTTCGCGCGGGCGCGGACGATGCCGGGATCGGCCATCAGCCGCGCCACGTCATCCTCGCCGAACGCCGCGACCGCCGCCGGATCGAACCCGGCGAAGGCGGCGCGGAACCCCTCGCGCTTGTTGAGGATCGTCTGCCACGACAGCCCCGCCTGGAAGCCCTCCAGCATCAGCATCTCCCACAACATGCGCGGATCGTGATGCGGCACGCCCCATTCCTCGTCGTGATAGGCGCGCATCAGCGCATTGCCCTCCGCCCAGCGGCAGCGTCGATGCTCCATCGCCTTCAACTCCCCTGTTCCCCATCGCCGCGCGGGCAGGTATCGCCACGCGGATGACCGCCGCCCCCACGCCGATGATGACACAATATCTCGCGCTCAAGGAAGAGGCGGGCGATTGCCTGCTGTTCTACCGCATGGGCGATTTCTTCGAACTGTTTTTCGAGGATGCGAAAGTGGCCAGCGGCGTGCTGGACATCGCGCTCACCGCGCGCGGCGAGCATGGCGGGCAGCCGATCCCGATGTGCGGCGTGCCGGTCCACGCCGCGACGGCCTATCTCCAGCGGCTCATCAAGGCCGGGCATCGCGTCGCCATCGCCGAGCAGACCGAATCGCCCGAGGCGGCGCGAAAGGCGCGCGGATCGAAGGCGCTCGTCAACCGCGCGATCATCCGCGTCGTCACCGCCGGCACGCTGACCGAGGAAGCCCTGCTCGATTCGCGCACCGCCAACTGGTGCGTCGCGGTCGGCGAGGCGGCAGGCGAGATCGCGCTCGCGGCGGCGGACATCTCGACCGGCCGGTTCGAGGTGATCGCCTGCACCGCGCAGGGGCTGGGCGCGGAGCTGGCGCGGCTCGCGGCGGCGGAGGTTGTCGCGGCGGAGGGCAGCGACGCGCCCGCGACAGTGTGGCGTCCGCGCGCCGATTTCGACAGCGGCGACGGGGAGGCGCGGCTCAGGCGGCTCCACGGCGTGGCGACGCTCGACGGCTTCGGCCAGTTCAGCCGCGCGATGCTGGCGGCGGCCGGCGGGCTGGTCGCCTATATCGACCATACCGCCAAGGGCGCGCTGCCGTTCCTGCGCCCGCCGCGCGTCTCCAGCGCCGCCGCCGCGATGGCGATCGACGCGGCGACGCGCGAGAGCCTCGAGCTGACCCAGACGAGCGGCGGCGCGCGCAAGGGCAGCCTGCTCGACGCGGTGGACCGCACCGTCACCGGCGCGGGCGCACGGCTGCTCGCGGCGGACATCGGCGCGCCGCTGATGGACCGGGCGGCGATCGACGCGCGGCTCGATCTCGTGCAGCTGTTCCACGACAATGGGACGTTGCGCGATCGCCTGCGCGCCGCGCTGCGCGCACTGCCGGACGTGGGCCGCGCGCTGGGGCGGCTCGCGGCGGGACGCGGCTCCCCGCGCGATCTGGGGCAGCTCCGCGACGGGTTGGACGCCGCGTGGCTGTTGGGGGAGATGCTCGGCAAGGTCGATGCGCCGCCGCCCCTGCTCTCCGAACTCGCCCCGCAACTGCGCGGCCACGGCGCGCTGATCGACCTGCTCAAGCGTGCGCTCGTCCCTACCCCGCCGATCGACGCCTCCGACGGGGGCTATATCGCCGCCGGCTATGACGCCGCGCTCGACGACCTGCGCGACGCGGGCGCGGGCGGCCGCCGCGCGATCGCCGCGCTGGAGGCGAAATACCGCGCCGAAACCGGCACGCCGACACTCAAGATCCGTCACAACGGCGTGCTCGGCTATCATATCGAAGTGCCCGCCAGGGCGGCCGACGCGCTGATGAAGCCGGACTCGGGCTTCACCCATCGCCAGACGCTGGCAGGCGTCGTCCGCTTCAACGCGCCGGAGCTGCACGAGGTCGCCGCCCGCGTCACGCAGGCCGGCGCGCACGCGCTCGCCGCCGAAGCCGCGCATCTCGAAGACCTCACCGCGCAGGCGCTCGCCCGCCGCGAGGAGATCGCCGCCACCGCCGACGCGCTCGCCCGGCTCGACGTCGCCGCCGCCAACGCCGAGCGCGCGGCGGAAGGCGGATGGGCGCGCCCGCATCTGGTCGACCACCCCTGTTTCGAGGTGTCCGGCGGACGCCACCCGGTGGTCGAGGCGGCGGTGGCGAAGGCGGGCGAACGCTTCGTCGCCAACGATTGCACGCTCTCCGAGACCTCGCGGCTGTGGCTCGTCACCGGGCCGAACATGGGCGGCAAGTCCACCTTCCTGCGCCAGAACGCGCTGATCGCGGTGCTGGCGCAGGCGGGATGCTACGTGCCCGCGAGCAAGGCGACGCTCGGGCTGGTCGATCGCCTGTTCAGTCGTGTCGGCGCGTCGGACAATCTCGCGCGTGGGCGTTCCACCTTCATGGTCGAGATGGTGGAGACGGCCGCGATCCTCGCGCAGGCCACCCCGCGCAGCTTCGTGATCCTCGATGAGGTGGGGCGTGGCACCTCCACCTATGACGGCCTCGCCATCGCCTGGGCGGTGGTGGAGGCGATCCACGAGGACAATCGCTGCCGCTGCCTGTTCGCGACGCATTACCACGAACTGACGCGGCTGGCCGAACGCTGCGACGCGCTTACCCTCCACAACGTCCGCGCGCGCGAGTGGAAGGGCGAGCTGGTGCTGCTGCACGAGGTGGCCGAAGGCCCCGCCGACCGCAGCTACGGCCTCGCGGTGGCGCGGCTCGCGGGGATGCCTCCCGCGACGGTCGCGCGCGCCAAGGCGGTGCTGGCGAAGCTGGAGGCTGGACGCGCGAAGACTGGCGGGCTGGCGGCCGGGCTGGACGACCTGCCCCTGTTCGCCGCGGCCATGCCAGTCGAACAGGACGAGGGAGACGCGATCCGCCGCGAAGTGGAGGGCCTCGACGTGGACGCGCTCACCCCGCGCGAGGCGCTGGAGACGCTCTACCGGCTGAAGGCGCTGGCGCGGGAGGGGTGAGCGGGAACTATCGGCTCATCGACGCCCATCCGGTTGCTTGAAGCCTGCTGCCGCAATTGCCCAAAACAGAAAACCAGCAGTCCAGCCAACCAATGCTATCTGAGCGATGAAATATGTGCTCTCCAGCCAGCCGTAAGCGGCATAATGTCCGTCTATGATGGTAGCCTGCCCACCGATGCTGGCCGACGAAGCGCCTGAAGTCACAAGAACCAGAAATAACCACGGCAAGGCCGCCACAACGGCCCCGGCGACGGCGCAAATTAAGGGTCGGGCCGAAAAGTGTCGACGAAGAATGAAATAGGTGGGCAAACCAACTACGATCGCGGTCGGATAGGCCCCCAAACTCGCATCGAGCTTTGCTGTGGCCGTCAGTCGTTCGATTGCCGTAGGCAAGCCCTCATATGCGGGCGCGACAAACGCCATCATGATCGCCGCCGCGGCTGGCATTAGCAGGAAAGCGAGGCAGACTCGCCATACGGGCGGATAGATTCGCGCGCGCCGTGATTCATACATTGCTGCACAATAACATGCCTTCGTGAACTTTACCGCCGCTCACCCCATCCCGAACGGCACCACGCAATTCGCCTGCGTATGCCCGATCTCCGCGCGGCCGAGGAACGGCACGCCCATGTCGCGGCACCAGCGGCGGATCATCGTGTCGAGCGGCTCGTTCCACGGCGGGTCGTTCTCCTGCACATCCGTCACCGCGCCGATCCGCACGCCGGCGATGCCGCGTAGCTGCGTCGCGTTCGCCATGGTGAACAGCATCCGGTCGATATTGTAGAGCGGCTCGGAGACTTCCTCGATCAGCAGCACATGGTCCGCCAGATCGGGGAGCCACGGCGTGCCGATCAGGCTGTTGAGGATCGCGAGGTTGAACGCCACCGAGGGCCTGCCGC from Sphingomonas sp. CL5.1 harbors:
- a CDS encoding DNA-3-methyladenine glycosylase I yields the protein MEHRRCRWAEGNALMRAYHDEEWGVPHHDPRMLWEMLMLEGFQAGLSWQTILNKREGFRAAFAGFDPAAVAAFGEDDVARLMADPGIVRARAKIEATIHGARVYQELGANAFRDFCWGFTGGKPIAGDRASVPASTPLSARISKEMKALGFKFVGPTIVYAWMQAVGIVNDHARDCFRREAMA
- the mutS gene encoding DNA mismatch repair protein MutS; this encodes MMTQYLALKEEAGDCLLFYRMGDFFELFFEDAKVASGVLDIALTARGEHGGQPIPMCGVPVHAATAYLQRLIKAGHRVAIAEQTESPEAARKARGSKALVNRAIIRVVTAGTLTEEALLDSRTANWCVAVGEAAGEIALAAADISTGRFEVIACTAQGLGAELARLAAAEVVAAEGSDAPATVWRPRADFDSGDGEARLRRLHGVATLDGFGQFSRAMLAAAGGLVAYIDHTAKGALPFLRPPRVSSAAAAMAIDAATRESLELTQTSGGARKGSLLDAVDRTVTGAGARLLAADIGAPLMDRAAIDARLDLVQLFHDNGTLRDRLRAALRALPDVGRALGRLAAGRGSPRDLGQLRDGLDAAWLLGEMLGKVDAPPPLLSELAPQLRGHGALIDLLKRALVPTPPIDASDGGYIAAGYDAALDDLRDAGAGGRRAIAALEAKYRAETGTPTLKIRHNGVLGYHIEVPARAADALMKPDSGFTHRQTLAGVVRFNAPELHEVAARVTQAGAHALAAEAAHLEDLTAQALARREEIAATADALARLDVAAANAERAAEGGWARPHLVDHPCFEVSGGRHPVVEAAVAKAGERFVANDCTLSETSRLWLVTGPNMGGKSTFLRQNALIAVLAQAGCYVPASKATLGLVDRLFSRVGASDNLARGRSTFMVEMVETAAILAQATPRSFVILDEVGRGTSTYDGLAIAWAVVEAIHEDNRCRCLFATHYHELTRLAERCDALTLHNVRAREWKGELVLLHEVAEGPADRSYGLAVARLAGMPPATVARAKAVLAKLEAGRAKTGGLAAGLDDLPLFAAAMPVEQDEGDAIRREVEGLDVDALTPREALETLYRLKALAREG